The Malus sylvestris chromosome 14, drMalSylv7.2, whole genome shotgun sequence genome segment AGCGTGCAAAGATCATTACAGAAAACGTTGTTGGGGAATCGGTTTTGGTCTGAATTTCAGAATTTTGTCGCTTTCTCCAAGTTTTAGGAAGCTTTCAATTGATCATATCCTCTCTGTATATAAGAGGACAAACAGGAGGgcaatatttttggattatgATGGAACAATAATGCCTGAATCTTCTATTGTTAAGACCCCCAGTTCCGAAGTCATTTCTGTTCTGAAAAACCTTTGCAGCGACCCCAAGAACACTGTGTTTATTGTGAGTGGAAGGGGCCAAAGCTCTCTTAGCGAATGGTTTGCTCAATGTGAGAATCTCGGTATAGCAGCTGAGCATGGATACTTCATAAGGTACGTTCTTACGTGTGCTTATAAATGTAATTTTATACTTCAATGTGACTCTGGCAATTGTCTATACTAGTATTGATTCTGCgttcaattttattttctcaCAGATGGAGTAGTGCATCCAGGTGGGAAACCAGTTCGTTGGCCATAGATCTCGATTGGAAGCAAATTGCAGAACCTGTGATGAAGTTATATACGGAGGCAACCGATGGCTCCTACATAGAGACCAAGGAGAGTGCCTTGGTGTGGCACCATCTAGATGCTGATCCTGATTTCGGATCATGCCAGGCCATGGAAATGCTGGATCATCTCGAAAATGTCCTTGCGAATGAGCCTGTAGTTGTTAAAAAGGGTCAGCATATCGTCGAAGTAAAGCCACAGGTATTGATGTTCTCCGATTTCTTTCCTCACTTTTGCATGTCTCTGTTAGTATAGTGGCCTAAAGGATGTCACATTGCTTCTTAAACTGCAGGGAGTTACTAAAGGAATAGTTGCACAGAAAGTTCTTTCCATGATGATTGGTAATGGGAATGCGCCAGATTTTGTGCTGTGCATCGGGGATGATAGATCAGACGAGGACATGTTTGAAAGCATATCGAGCACAACATATAGTTCATCTCAAGCTGCAGCTCCCGAGATCTTTGCATGCACTGTCGGACAAAAACCTAGTAAAGCCAGGTACTACCTCGATGATACAGCGGATGTCATCACTTTGCTCAATGGCCTGGCAACCGATTCAAGTCTCAGGGCACGGTCCAATTGGGAAATTCAAGTCCCGTTCGAGAATATTATCTGAGATGAATGAGCTGCCACTGTTCGGCAACGTGCCTAGGGTAGTGAAGAACATCGATGGATGCTGTTCTTCTGATGATACAAGCATACACAAAGGAATCGTTGATTAACTCTTTATGTTTCGATACGCTAACTTATTCTTTGCATGGTGGAAAGCCGGACATGATGCTGCTCCGGGTGTTTCTTTCGAAGAGAACGATGATCACAGAAGGGTTACTGCGGATTTGGGAGATGTCAATGATCACGCATGGTTACGCGGTGGCGCCATCAACCAGTTGGGCTTTACCTTCTTAGTTCACAGGTTAAAACTTGTTCTTCTTTTCGTCATTAGTAGTTTTCACAGATAGATACAAAAGGGCATCATTTGTTTGTAAATTTGAACTGGCTTTGTGCTTACATGATActctattttttcttcttcttatgaaATCATAGTTTTTACTGAAAGTTGTCTCTGGCAAATACTTCTTTACATTCTCAATGGAGACGGGAGTGcagtaaattattatttaaagtaCCAAATTACACTTGCAGTGTTCTTTATGTGTGACTACATAACTATGTGAACCCGGCAAAATCTGAAGAGCAGAGTCTAGTATTTGCCCTCCATTTGATTACCGCTCGACAAAATgccaattttcattttttgatctTAATTGTAATCTTAAATGAAACAACGGACTTCAATTCGTTATAGAGTGCTAGTAAAAATTACATTTTGAGAGTGTGGCTAGTTTTGATTGGTGGGTTTGTAGAAGGATAAAGATTTTTTAATGCCTCAAGAACACGTTAATACaaatgtcataatacaattaattagatacttaaaaaataaaattttaaccaCTAATGATTTGACACTTGATGTACCAAATAATATTTTCGACTAGCTGAATTTTCGACTAAACCCAATTTTCCGAAACACTATTGCCTTTTGTGCTCAGTcctaaaagaaaagagaaagggaAAGCAAAGTCATCGCAGTTGCTGGTTTTTCACTCTTCACACACCAAGCAAAAACAATAGAAAGTGAAAAATGCCTCGTCGTCGTTTCGCCCTCGCCGCCGTTTTCGTCCTCGCAATCCTTCCTCATATTCAGGTCTgtttctaaaccctaaacctctgTTTGGTTCCTGAGAAAATGCACAAGAAAATTAAATACAGATTTATCAAaagttcttttgtttctttctttcatcTCTTTCAGTTTATAGTTTCCGCTGGTGGTTTTGTGCAGGGTTTGGCGAACGATGAGCAGCACGATCTGATCTCCATACGATCATCGCCGTTCGAAACAGCCCTCGAAACCCTTCAGGTGCAAATTGGGTAAAGTTTCCATATTTTGTCCTCTTCGTTGTGGTCTCGTAATTCTGGATCATTGAATCTGtttggtttccgagaaaatttGAGAAGAGGAAAGGAATTCTTAACCATGTTATCATCAGATTGGGACCCTTCACCGGAGGGGCTAAATTTACTTTCCGACAACCAAAAGCGTTATCGATTATACTTGGTAGAAAAACGTAAAAAGGCATGCTTCTATGTCATAGAAGCAGTTTATGAGGAGGTGCTTCTTTAGGAAGCACTTTCAACTGCTTTTCCATGAATCACTTCAGCATGTTTCTTGTTAAAAACACTGTTAAAAGCGCTTATGAGCACAAGTGCTTTCTAGAGAAGCAGTCCCATATGGGCACTACTGTGAAACCAAACAAATAGCATAAATATCAAAATTGATTGCATTTACGTGTATCGGTGTATGTGCATATGTTTGTTTGTGCGTGTATGTGTGCATGTTGATTGTGTCTCTCTGACATTGGAGAAATGTACTGTTTTTGTGTTTCTTTGTATAATTTTCAGGTATAAGTACAAAAAAATTGGTCTCCTGCGCCGTGCCATGACCCATGCCTCCTTCTCCGAAGAGAACAACAAGGCACTGAGCATTTTGGGTGCCAATGTCATAGAAACATCGGTCTCTATGAGATCACTTGAAAGCAACCTTGAGATATCTGCAAAAGAGTTGAACCGCCGCATTTCTGATGTCTCGAAAGTAGAATCTTCCTGTGCTGCTGACGGGAAGCGATTGGGGTTGCATAAGGTGGTTAGAGTCTCTCCCAAGACCGATTCTTCAGCTCCCTTGGTGGTTTGTGGGGCTTTCAGAGCGGTCTTTGGTGCAATTGCTCTTGATACTGAGAAGGCTGATGATGCTGGAGAATGTTTCTGGCGTGTTCATGGTGGCCAAGTTGGAGGAGCTCTTGCAATGTAAGCGCAGCTCGCTCCCTATCAGCTCTCAGTAGATATTATGCTAGGGTACTAGCTGCTACTTGTGGGATTTAGTTTAGTACCAGAGGGACTGGTTTGCTGTGATCTTTCTGTTTGTTAATATGATTTGACAATATCGGTCATTTGGAATACTTTGTGCCTTTGTCCCTAAACAATATTATGCTACTTGTAATTTCGTACGTGCGAAAAACATTGTTAATCTAGTATGTTTGTTTGATGAAAGAAAGGGCATTTTGTATTTCAGCTGTACTTCaactgtgttttttttttttgtcaaatgatagattttgttagattagatattaGATTAGCCACTGACGGAGTTCGAACTCACGCCGTCATCAAGGGCTCAACTCCTTTCCACTACTGTGGCAAAGAGTCACTTCAACTATACTTCAAATGTGTTTTTGTTGGAAACTTGTTTACTAGGAGCTGATTTGAATGTCTATCTTTTCTACATTCCGTCAGATATAGAATCTATAGATTCAGAAAAGATGCAGGATACGAGCCATCCTGGGATcattttatattcttcttcGGTATATGTTGCATCATATTACTaaagtgttttgattttggCTTTTACTTAACGAACTCCGTGTTTCAATACTTGATAGTTTGAGAACATTTTGGATTTGCTCGAACACCGGAAATGCTTGTTATGGAAGTGCACTGGTTCTGGTCTTACTTTACGTGATTATAGGATATCATATATGCTAGATTGTGATACAACTTTGTTTGAGCTGTTCTTTGATCAACGGTGCATGGAAAAGTGATTATCAAGCCCTAGGCCTAGCATCACTTATTCTTGAAGCACTTTTCATTTCTTCTGCTTTTCACATCACTACTCAGTGTCATGCTTGTGCATCTTTTCTCGATATAATCTGTGCTGCTGCTGCATCAACTTCTGCTGGATCGACTCAGTTTCGCAACTTCTCTACGTTCTTTCTGTGTTCATGGAATTTCTTCGTTTGTTTTCGGCCCGAATCTCTTAGGGCCTGTTTGGTATTTCACAGGCTTAGAAATTGTGATGGATTAGAGGTTAGATCGTCAGACTTGACCTTCAGCCCTTCACCCCCCTTGTTCCAATAAGATTTGTCTTAGTTTGAATAAGTCGTATATGGCATAAGATTTTTGCTTCCTTTTGATTGTTTTAAACTCAGAAGCTTGACTGACGTCGTTTTCAGTAGGCCTGAGTGGCCAATTTGTCCTCCTTCATGGAAAAGCATTATCTCAGATTCTCTCAATCAATGTGGTTGGTGCCAATctgtttactttttttttctactcTCATATTCCTCTACCTTACAAAACATTAATTTTGTATATTTCTGATTAGAGAAACACGTTGTCGTATTTAAAAGATTCAGAGAAATGCTTAGAAGACTCTCAAAAGTGCGACTCTATGTGGACGTTCTGTCACATTGTatttttaacataatattttaatgTTGGCATGAGAATAGACGTTTAAACTGTAGTGTCAGAAAATCTATGAACAGTCCCGTGTTTTCTGAAAGATTTAGGatcatattattaatttatgcTAATTtgccaaaggaaaaaaaactaaaggggtgtgatattcacacatctaattttacttctcacacatctttttaattttcggctgtcggatcggatgaattgaagaagattaatgaacataaattatcaagaggtgtgtgaaaagtaaaatgaagtgtgtggatagcacacctcaAAACTAAAATActaaaagggaaagaaaagaagaatgaAGATGGTAGAGTGATTAGTCTATGGCAGCGCTGGAATTGATCATAGTCGGTTGGAGAGGGTTCCTACAGATTCCCTAATCACCACCGTTCATCTTTGTATTTAAGTTTCTCGTCGGTTCCACTGAAGCCCTGGGACCCGCACGTTCCGACCCGAAGCGTCACCTACAACCGTACAGCGGCACTATTCTTTAATTtcggaatttttttatttatttattttttccataATTATACCTATAAGTTAGGTTCATCCGCTCCCTAAAACATAAATAATGGataattatcaataattatattaaaataataataaaaaatcttaATCATTAGGCAATACCGGAACCACACCAAACGACAGGTCGTTCCGCACACAGAAAGTCACAATGGCCACCGGCAATCCCCGGTCACCTCATGTTTCCGTTACAAACTTCCACCTATTAACGTCACTTGTATAAAACAGCCCGTTTCGCAGAGAGACGCAATTTTCTCCACTGGGGTTTTCCAAAcctctacctctctctctctctctctctctctctctcttcgatgGAAGACATTGACTTGGAGTCAATAGGCCATGGAGGATCAAGGTCGCGCTGCTGCTTCTGTATTCCGTCGTCATGGTCGCGGATGCGGACCTCCCAAAACGATGACCGGTGGTGGTCCCGAGGTATCAAGGCCCTCT includes the following:
- the LOC126600795 gene encoding protein NUCLEAR FUSION DEFECTIVE 2, with amino-acid sequence MPRRRFALAAVFVLAILPHIQGLANDEQHDLISIRSSPFETALETLQVQIGYKYKKIGLLRRAMTHASFSEENNKALSILGANVIETSVSMRSLESNLEISAKELNRRISDVSKVESSCAADGKRLGLHKVVRVSPKTDSSAPLVVCGAFRAVFGAIALDTEKADDAGECFWRVHGGQVGGALAM